The stretch of DNA CAGCGTTTGCAAAAGCGACCATGGATGGATATGCGGTCAGGGCCGGGGATACGTTCGGCGCGACCGAGACGCTTCCCGCTTATCTCAATCTTGCGGGTGAGGTTCCCATGGGGGTCCGTGCCGCGGTGGGTGTCCGTCCACAGGATGCGGTCAAGATCGCCACCGGCGGGATGCTGCCTGATGGCGCCGATGCCGTGGTCATGCTGGAGCATGCATCTCCGGTGGATGAGAAGATGATTGAAGTCAGCCGCCCTGCGGCCCCGGGTGAGAATGTGATCCAGGCCGGTGAGGATATCCGGAAGAACCGGACGGTCGGAAAGCCCGGGCGCCGAGTAAGGCCTCAGGACATCGGCGCCCTGTGTGGGATCGGCATCATTAGAATCAGGGTCTATCGGCGCCCGAGGGTGGCCGTGATCCCCACGGGGAACGAGATCATCCCTCCGGACCGGGTCCCCGGCCTGGGTCAGGTGCGGGACATCAACTCCTATCATCTCTCGGCCCTCGTCGCGCAGCATGGAGGCGTGCCGGTTCATTTCGGGATCGTGCCGGACGAGGAGGATCGCCTCAAGGAGGCGGTCTTAAAGGCCGTTCAAGAGACAGACCTCATCCTTTTATCCGGCGGTAGTTCCGTGGGGGCCAAGGATCTCACAGATCGGGTCATCAAGGAACTGGGCGAACCCGGGGTCCTGGTGCACGGGGTGGCCGTGAAACCGGGGAAACCGACCCTGTGTGCACTGGTGAAGTCAAGGCCCGTGATCGGTCTCCCTGGCCATCCGGCAGCGGTCGCAATCGGGTTCGAACTTTTTGTGAGGCCCGTGCTCCGGCTTCTGTCCGGTGAGGCTGTCCCCTCTTGGGAACGGTTCATCGGGTGTACGGTCAAGGCACGGATCACACGGAGCATCGCTTCCCGTCCGGGTCGGGAGGACTACATCCGTGTGGCCCTGGAACTGCACGAAGGAGCGCTCCGGGCGCGGCCGATCCTGGGCAAATCCGGCCTGATCTCCACCTTGGTTGATGCCTCCGGGACCGTGGTCGTTCCTGAAAACAAGCTCGGCCTTGAAAAGGACGAGGAGGTTGATGTCAGGGTTTTTTGAGCATCCAGCATACAGAATACAGTTATGATTAAACGACAGGTCTATCCTGAAAATTCCCCTTTGGCCGATGCCCTTGCCAAGTGGACATCCGAGCTGTCGGGCCGTGGTCTGCTTGAGCCCCTCCCTGGAGAGCCGATCCCTGTGGACGCTTCCCTCGGGCGGATTACGGCCGAGGCGGTGGCCGCCCGGATCTCTTCGCCCACGTATCACGGTTCGGCCATGGACGGTGTGGCCGTCCGGTTTACCGATACCCTGGGCGCTTCAGAGACCTCTCCAAAGAGGCTCTCAATCGGCGAGAAAGCGATTTTTGTGGATACCGGAGATCCTCTCCCCTCGGGCATGGACGCCGTGATCATGATCGAGGACGTGGACCGGTGCAGTGAGACGGAGATCGAGATCACGGCGCCCGCCACTCCCTATCAGCATGTCCGGACCATGGGAGAGGATATCGTGGCCACGGAGCTGATCATCCCGGAGAACCATCGGATCCGTCCGGTGGATATGGGCGCCATGCTGGCCGGCGGGTTGACGGAGGTCAGGGTGCGCCGTTTTCCCGTTGTAGAGGTGATCCCCACAGGCGATGAACTGGTGCAGCCCGGGTCGGAGGTCACAGGAGCAAAGATTATTGAATTCAATTCCCGGATCCTCTGCGGCATGGTTCAGGAGTGGGGGGGGGAGGCCGTCAGGCATGCGATCGTACCGGATGACCTCGGCCTTTTAAAGGAGAACATTCTCAGTGCCCTCGGCCGGTCCGACCTGGTGGTGGTCAATGCAGGGTCTTCTGCGGGACAGCAGGATTTCACGGTCCATGCGCTCCGTGATCTGGGCGAGGTCTTTGTGCACGGGATCCATATCCGTCCGGGAAAGCCGGTTATTCTCGGAATGGTGCAGGGGAAACCCGTGGTCGGGATCCCCGGATATCCGGTCTCCGCGGTCCTGACCTTGGATCTCTTTATCAAGCCGGTTATCCATGCCTGGCAGGGACAACCGGCGCCGGCGCCTGCGATCATAAAGGCCACGCTCTCCCGGCAGGTCGCATCCACCATGGGCCTGGAGGAGTTCCTCCGGGTCAAGGTCGGAATCGTGGAAGGCCGTTTTATCGCCACCCCCGTTTCACGGGGAGCGGGCATGCTCATGTCCCTGGTGCGCGCAGACGGCATGGTACGGGTCCCCGCCCTGAGCGAGGGGATGGCCGCCCGATCCGAGGTGACGGTCCATTTAATCCGTTCGAGAAAGGAGATCGAAAACACCCTGGTCTGTATCGGAAGCCATGACAACAGTCTGGACGTTCTCGCCAACCTCCTGAAGAAGAAATATCCGGAGATGTCCCTCTCTTCAGCCCATGTGGGGAGCATGGGCGGGCTCCTCGCGATCAAGAGGGGAGAGGCCCATCTTGCAGGGACACACCTCCTCGATGAAGAGAGCGGGGAATATAACATCCCCTTTATTCAGCGCCTCCTTCCGGAAAAAAAGGTCGTGCTGGTGAACCTGGTCTACCGGCAGCAGGGACTCCTGGTCCGGAAAGGGAATCCCAAAGGAATTACACAATTTAAGGACCTCTGCCGGGATGATCTGGTCTTCATCAACCGGCAGAAGGGATCGGGGACGCGGCTCCTCACGGACAAATATTTCCATGACCTCGGGATTAATCCTGGGTTGATTCGCGGATATGAACGGGAGGAATATACGCACATGGGCGTGGCCTCGGCCGTGGCCGGAGGCACGGCGGACGCGGGCGTCGGCATCCTGGCCGCGGCCCGCGCCCTTTCCCTGGATTTTCTCCCCCTGGCCCGAGAGAGGTATGATTTTCTCATTCCCAAAGTCTTTTTTGAAACCGTGGCCATGGTGAGGCTCCTCCGGATCATTCGTGAGGAAAAAGAGTTTAAGGACATTCTTCTTGAAATGGGCGGGTACGATGTCTCGGATATGGGGAAGATTATGTATGAGGTCTAAGAGGTTCAAGCCGTTTAAGCGGTTTGAACTGTTTAAATCTTTTGAACGATTTGAACCCGGTGACGCATAGGCGGCAATGATGAGCGATCCCGAAACCGATGATATGCCAGAGATTCTTTCCGGGGAAGATCCGGACCCCATGGTCCGCAAGGTCTTTCTTCATGTGGCTGAACCCAGCCTTCGGGACAACCGGGGAGATGTGGACCGGGTCCTGGATATGCTGGAAAAAACAGCAGGGTGTCCTCGCCCCACTGTTTCTCTTCCCATGGCGCGAAGGATTTCCGAGACGCTGCATGACTCGGAATTTTCACTGACACTCACACTGACACATGCAAATTTTGGATTTCGGGGCGAGGTGATTGATGTAGAACCGGGCGACCAATCCGACCGGAACTTCGGCGTGGCCGTGGACCTCGGGTCCACCAACATCGCTTACTATCTCCTGGACCTGGACAAGGGGAAGATCCTTGCACGGAGATCCGATGAAAACCCTCAGATCAGGCACGGCGAAGACATCCTGAACCGTATCCATTATTGCGAGCGGCCCGGGGGCTTGCAGGACCTTCAGGAGATGGTCATCCGCTCCTTCAACAACAACATCGAAT from Nitrospirae bacterium CG2_30_53_67 encodes:
- a CDS encoding molybdopterin biosynthesis protein yields the protein MIKRQVYPENSPLADALAKWTSELSGRGLLEPLPGEPIPVDASLGRITAEAVAARISSPTYHGSAMDGVAVRFTDTLGASETSPKRLSIGEKAIFVDTGDPLPSGMDAVIMIEDVDRCSETEIEITAPATPYQHVRTMGEDIVATELIIPENHRIRPVDMGAMLAGGLTEVRVRRFPVVEVIPTGDELVQPGSEVTGAKIIEFNSRILCGMVQEWGGEAVRHAIVPDDLGLLKENILSALGRSDLVVVNAGSSAGQQDFTVHALRDLGEVFVHGIHIRPGKPVILGMVQGKPVVGIPGYPVSAVLTLDLFIKPVIHAWQGQPAPAPAIIKATLSRQVASTMGLEEFLRVKVGIVEGRFIATPVSRGAGMLMSLVRADGMVRVPALSEGMAARSEVTVHLIRSRKEIENTLVCIGSHDNSLDVLANLLKKKYPEMSLSSAHVGSMGGLLAIKRGEAHLAGTHLLDEESGEYNIPFIQRLLPEKKVVLVNLVYRQQGLLVRKGNPKGITQFKDLCRDDLVFINRQKGSGTRLLTDKYFHDLGINPGLIRGYEREEYTHMGVASAVAGGTADAGVGILAAARALSLDFLPLARERYDFLIPKVFFETVAMVRLLRIIREEKEFKDILLEMGGYDVSDMGKIMYEV